A genome region from Micromonospora peucetia includes the following:
- a CDS encoding cysteine hydrolase family protein: MRELDPLRTAVVGVHWQHEVVSPDGVFGPFFAEQVSRHRVASYAARVATAVRASGGLVVYTRVAHQPGYPALIPNAPSFAMIQERQAFLEGTPKTRIIDELAPEAGDIVITHVRLTGFFGSELDTVLRRRNVDTVLFTGVATNLSVTGTLFEAVNLGYRPVVVSDACTAATDEAHRVSLETFGLFGEVVTTAEVVDRLSG, encoded by the coding sequence ATGCGAGAACTGGACCCGCTGCGGACCGCCGTCGTCGGCGTCCACTGGCAGCACGAGGTCGTCAGTCCCGACGGGGTGTTCGGTCCGTTCTTCGCCGAACAGGTGTCCCGACACCGCGTCGCCTCGTACGCGGCGCGGGTCGCCACGGCGGTGCGCGCCAGCGGCGGCCTCGTCGTCTACACCCGGGTCGCCCACCAACCCGGCTACCCGGCTCTCATCCCCAACGCGCCGAGCTTCGCCATGATCCAGGAGCGACAGGCCTTCCTCGAGGGCACGCCGAAGACCCGGATCATCGACGAACTCGCGCCGGAGGCCGGCGACATCGTGATCACCCACGTCCGGCTCACCGGTTTCTTCGGCAGTGAGTTGGACACCGTCCTGCGACGCAGGAACGTGGACACCGTCCTGTTCACCGGCGTCGCCACCAACCTCTCCGTCACCGGCACCCTCTTCGAGGCGGTCAACCTCGGCTACCGGCCGGTGGTCGTCTCCGACGCGTGCACCGCCGCGACCGACGAGGCGCACCGGGTGAGCCTGGAGACGTTTGGCCTGTTCGGCGAGGTGGTCACCACCGCTGAGGTCGTCGACCGCCTGTCCGGATGA